A stretch of DNA from Chloroflexota bacterium:
GAAGGTAAGGACATGCATGAGACTGTCTGGATGGCCCGGGAGAAAGCCTTCGAGATGGAACGGAATGATCCAGAGAACGTCGTCTATCTCAAGCAGTTCGATAATCCCGGTAACGTGGCCATCCATCGGCGAATGACCGCGGCCGAGATACTGATGCAAATGGGCGATAAAATTGATGCCTTCGTGTCCACCATTGGCACAGGGGGAACCCTCACCGGCGTCGCCGAGGTTCTGAAGGCAGTCATTCCCAGCATCCGCATTGTAGGTGTAGAACCTTATATGGCTGCCCTGGAGGGAACGGGGAGGGTAGGGAAACACCGTCAGGAGGGCATAGGAGACGGCCAGACAACACGCATTCTAAACCGGGCTATCGTAGACGAATGGATCGCCGTAACTGACGAAGATGCCTTCGAGACTGCACGCAGATTGGCCAGAGAGGAGGGACTTCTTTGCGGTATCTCCAGTGGCACTGCCGCGTGGGCGGCCATGGAGGTGGCTAAAAGAATGGGCGCGGGAAGGGTCGTCCTGACTATCCTGCCAGATACCGGCGAGCGCTACTTGCAAACAGATCTATTTGGCGAGTAGCTTCATCCAATCTAAGTTCCACATGGCTCTAATAGGCACGTCGGTGGAGAGTTCGCTTACAGGCGAGGGACCTGTCCTCAAATTTTTCCCGGACCTCTATACCTTGCTGTAAGATAGGTCCGGTTGTAATAGGCACCCCCA
This window harbors:
- the cysK gene encoding cysteine synthase A, coding for MSLHVGSSILELIGQTPIVQLRRLARDIDAQVYAKIEAVNIGGSVKSRTALGMIELAEKQGGLKPGMTIVEATTGNQGIAIAMIAAVKGYKAIIVMPERYSKERVKIMKAYGAQVLLSPEGKDMHETVWMAREKAFEMERNDPENVVYLKQFDNPGNVAIHRRMTAAEILMQMGDKIDAFVSTIGTGGTLTGVAEVLKAVIPSIRIVGVEPYMAALEGTGRVGKHRQEGIGDGQTTRILNRAIVDEWIAVTDEDAFETARRLAREEGLLCGISSGTAAWAAMEVAKRMGAGRVVLTILPDTGERYLQTDLFGE